A single genomic interval of Xyrauchen texanus isolate HMW12.3.18 chromosome 48, RBS_HiC_50CHRs, whole genome shotgun sequence harbors:
- the LOC127640016 gene encoding uncharacterized protein LOC127640016 isoform X1 produces MKYCWSLLALQLFIVNGVFGVDTDEIKSVIEGDSVTLDTNVEKLESDLIGWYFGPEGTRLAQINGKADSMRVYDDVLDGRFKGRLELNSKTGSLTIRDITTEHSGLYTLRITSNKVSYTTFSLTVNEKKSETDYINVINEIDEIGVSTPGRSRSVSFTILYTVFMSAVLIVIISAVICFRKHRVKGLIKVQTSETDVLTEERRHEDKNQQQV; encoded by the exons ATGAAGTACTGCTGGAGTTTACTCGCTCTACAACTCTTCATTGTCAATG GTGTGTTTGGAGTTGACACGGATGAAATCAAGTCAGTGATCGAGGGAGATTCAGTCACTCTAGACACAAATGTTGAAAAACTGGAAAGTGATCTGATTGGGTGGTATTTTGGACCTGAAGGCACTCGTCTTGCTCAAATCAATGGAAAGGCCGACAGCATGCGTGTATATGATGATGTTCTTGATGGGAGATTTAAAGGCAGACTGGAGTTGAACAGTAAaactggatctctcaccatcagAGACATCACAACTGAACACTCGGGACTTTATACACTCAGAATAACCAGTAATAAAGTCTCATACACAACATTCAGTTTAACTGTTAATG AGAAGAAATCAGAGACTGATTATATTAATGTGATTAATGAGATTGATGAGATTGGTGTGTCTACTCCCGGTCGATCACGTTCAG TTTCTTTCACCATTCTCTATACGGTATTTATGTCTGCAGTATTAATTGTTATAATCTCAGCTGTGATCTGCTTCAGGAAACACAGAGTAAAAG GTTTAATAAAAGTGCAGACTTCTGAAACTGACGTTCTGACTGAAGAAAGACGACACGAGGACAAAAATCAGCAACAAGTTTGA
- the LOC127640016 gene encoding uncharacterized protein LOC127640016 isoform X2: MKYCWSLLALQLFIVNGVFGVDTDEIKSVIEGDSVTLDTNVEKLESDLIGWYFGPEGTRLAQINGKADSMRVYDDVLDGRFKGRLELNSKTGSLTIRDITTEHSGLYTLRITSNKVSYTTFSLTVNEKKSETDYINVINEIDEIGVSTPGRSRSVSFTILYTVFMSAVLIVIISAVICFRKHRVKGLIKVQTSETDVLTEERRHEDKNQQQV; encoded by the exons GTGTGTTTGGAGTTGACACGGATGAAATCAAGTCAGTGATCGAGGGAGATTCAGTCACTCTAGACACAAATGTTGAAAAACTGGAAAGTGATCTGATTGGGTGGTATTTTGGACCTGAAGGCACTCGTCTTGCTCAAATCAATGGAAAGGCCGACAGCATGCGTGTATATGATGATGTTCTTGATGGGAGATTTAAAGGCAGACTGGAGTTGAACAGTAAaactggatctctcaccatcagAGACATCACAACTGAACACTCGGGACTTTATACACTCAGAATAACCAGTAATAAAGTCTCATACACAACATTCAGTTTAACTGTTAATG AGAAGAAATCAGAGACTGATTATATTAATGTGATTAATGAGATTGATGAGATTGGTGTGTCTACTCCCGGTCGATCACGTTCAG TTTCTTTCACCATTCTCTATACGGTATTTATGTCTGCAGTATTAATTGTTATAATCTCAGCTGTGATCTGCTTCAGGAAACACAGAGTAAAAG GTTTAATAAAAGTGCAGACTTCTGAAACTGACGTTCTGACTGAAGAAAGACGACACGAGGACAAAAATCAGCAACAAGTTTGA